In Massilia violaceinigra, one DNA window encodes the following:
- a CDS encoding glutamate synthase subunit beta: MGKITGFMEFKRQDEGYLEPGARVKNYKEFVLHLSDPQAKVQAARCMDCGIPFCNSGCPVNNIIPDWNDLVFHGNYRAALENLHSTNNFPEFTGRVCPAPCESACTLGIISDPVGIKSIEHKIIDTGWEHGWVVPQPPEKLTGKKVAIIGSGPAGLAAAQQLARVGHAVTVFEKSDRIGGLLRYGIPDFKMEKTHIDLRVKQMEAEGVTFRTSVLVGKDFPATVNNWAKETIFPEDLEKDFDAIIMAGGAEQPRDLPVPGRELKGVHFAMDFLPLQNKVNAGDKLKDQIKASGKNVVVIGGGDTGSDCVGTSNRHGALSVAQFELMPQPPEQENKPLVWPYWPTKLRTSSSHEEGCERDWAVATKRFEGKGGKVDKLIACRVEWKDGKMIEVPNSEFEMKADLVLLAMGFVSPVQQVLDAFGVEKDARGNAKATTDGDGCYATSVPKVFVAGDMRRGQSLVVWAIREGRQCARAVDEFLMGESVLPR; this comes from the coding sequence GTGGGTAAAATTACCGGCTTCATGGAATTCAAGCGTCAGGACGAGGGGTATCTCGAGCCCGGCGCGCGCGTCAAGAACTACAAGGAATTCGTGCTGCACCTGAGCGATCCGCAAGCGAAAGTGCAGGCGGCGCGCTGCATGGATTGCGGCATCCCGTTCTGCAACAGTGGCTGTCCCGTGAATAACATCATCCCCGACTGGAACGATCTGGTTTTTCACGGCAACTACCGCGCCGCGCTGGAAAACCTGCATTCGACCAATAACTTCCCCGAGTTCACCGGCCGCGTCTGTCCTGCGCCGTGCGAGTCGGCCTGTACCCTGGGCATCATCAGCGATCCGGTCGGCATCAAGTCGATCGAACACAAGATCATCGACACCGGCTGGGAGCACGGCTGGGTGGTGCCGCAGCCGCCGGAAAAGCTGACCGGCAAGAAAGTGGCCATCATCGGTTCCGGTCCGGCCGGCCTGGCGGCGGCGCAGCAACTGGCGCGCGTCGGCCACGCCGTCACCGTGTTCGAGAAGAGCGACCGCATCGGCGGCCTGCTGCGCTACGGCATTCCCGATTTCAAAATGGAAAAGACCCACATCGACCTGCGCGTCAAGCAGATGGAAGCCGAAGGCGTGACTTTCCGCACCAGTGTGCTGGTCGGCAAGGACTTCCCGGCCACGGTGAATAACTGGGCCAAGGAAACGATTTTCCCGGAAGACCTGGAAAAAGACTTCGACGCCATCATCATGGCCGGCGGCGCCGAACAGCCGCGCGACTTGCCGGTACCAGGGCGCGAGCTCAAGGGCGTGCATTTCGCAATGGACTTCCTGCCGCTGCAAAACAAGGTCAACGCCGGCGACAAGCTCAAGGACCAGATCAAGGCGAGCGGCAAGAATGTGGTCGTGATCGGCGGGGGCGACACGGGTTCCGACTGTGTCGGCACCTCGAACCGTCACGGAGCGCTGTCGGTGGCCCAGTTCGAACTGATGCCCCAGCCGCCCGAGCAGGAAAACAAGCCGCTGGTCTGGCCTTACTGGCCGACCAAGCTGCGCACCTCGTCCTCGCACGAAGAAGGGTGCGAGCGCGACTGGGCGGTGGCCACCAAGCGCTTCGAAGGCAAGGGCGGCAAGGTCGACAAGCTGATCGCCTGCCGCGTGGAGTGGAAAGACGGCAAGATGATCGAAGTGCCGAATTCCGAATTCGAGATGAAAGCCGACCTGGTGTTGCTGGCCATGGGCTTTGTCTCGCCGGTGCAACAGGTGCTCGATGCCTTCGGCGTTGAAAAAGATGCGCGTGGCAACGCCAAGGCCACCACCGATGGCGACGGCTGCTATGCCACGTCGGTGCCGAAGGTGTTCGTGGCCGGCGACATGCGGCGCGGCCAGTCCCTGGTGGTGTGGGCAATCCGCGAAGGCCGCCAGTGCGCGCGCGCCGTCGATGAATTCCTGATGGGCGAATCGGTCCTGCCGCGCTAG
- a CDS encoding ABC transporter ATP-binding protein — protein sequence MTAIQITNVEKSYKALKALGGVSLTIDEGEFFGLLGPNGAGKTTLISTIAGLIRPDAGTVAIHGHDVVTDFREARKKLGVVPQELVFDPFFTVRETLRLQSGYFGLKNNDKWIDEVMGNLDLTNKADVNMRALSGGMKRRVLVAQALVHKPPVIVLDEPTAGVDVELRQTLWKFISRLNKEGHTVVLTTHYLEEAQAMCQRVAMLKGGKVVALDTMSALIRRISGSQLIVHLASGSLPDDLRHLVSHDEHDDGNGSGSGSGSGMKYSLRVNEYGEVEQILARLREAGAVIDEMQLQQADLEDIFLQIMDKGAL from the coding sequence ATGACAGCGATTCAAATTACCAACGTCGAGAAAAGCTACAAGGCCCTCAAAGCCTTGGGTGGCGTCTCCCTGACGATTGACGAAGGCGAGTTCTTCGGCCTGCTCGGACCGAACGGGGCCGGCAAGACCACCCTGATCTCCACCATCGCCGGCCTGATCCGCCCCGATGCGGGCACGGTCGCCATTCACGGCCACGATGTCGTCACCGACTTTCGCGAAGCGCGCAAGAAGCTCGGCGTGGTGCCGCAGGAACTGGTGTTCGATCCCTTCTTCACGGTACGCGAAACCTTGCGTCTGCAGTCGGGCTACTTCGGCCTGAAAAACAACGACAAGTGGATCGATGAGGTCATGGGCAATCTGGACCTGACCAACAAGGCCGATGTGAACATGCGCGCGCTCTCGGGCGGCATGAAGCGGCGTGTGCTGGTGGCCCAGGCCCTGGTCCACAAGCCGCCCGTGATCGTGCTCGACGAGCCGACCGCCGGTGTCGACGTCGAACTGCGCCAGACGCTGTGGAAGTTCATTTCGCGCCTGAACAAGGAAGGCCACACCGTGGTCCTGACCACCCACTACCTGGAAGAAGCGCAAGCCATGTGCCAGCGCGTGGCCATGCTCAAGGGCGGCAAGGTGGTCGCGCTCGACACCATGTCGGCCCTGATCCGCCGCATCTCCGGCTCGCAGCTGATCGTGCACCTGGCCAGCGGCAGCCTGCCGGACGACCTGCGCCACCTGGTGTCGCACGATGAACATGATGATGGAAACGGCAGCGGCAGCGGCAGCGGCAGCGGCATGAAGTACAGCCTGCGCGTGAACGAATACGGCGAAGTCGAACAGATTCTGGCACGCCTGCGCGAAGCGGGCGCCGTCATCGACGAAATGCAGCTGCAGCAGGCCGACCTGGAAGATATCTTCCTGCAGATTATGGACAAGGGCGCGCTATGA
- a CDS encoding MlaC/ttg2D family ABC transporter substrate-binding protein produces MKLIKQLIALATVAIATSATAAAPAEAPDALVKRISADVIDTAKADKDIQAGNQKKVMDLVESKILPHVDFQRMTQLAAGRAWRDATPEQQKQLSNEFRTLLIFTYSGALSQIKNETVEFKPLRAAPEDKEVEVRSQVNVARGEPVTLNYRLAQSPTGWKIFDINVLGAWLVETYKGTFASEINKSGIDGLIKTLAERNKKLAAKPLAKPIK; encoded by the coding sequence ATGAAACTGATTAAACAACTTATCGCCCTCGCGACCGTGGCCATCGCCACCAGCGCCACCGCTGCCGCTCCTGCCGAAGCGCCGGATGCGCTCGTCAAACGCATCAGCGCCGACGTGATCGATACCGCCAAAGCCGACAAGGATATCCAGGCCGGCAACCAGAAAAAGGTCATGGACCTGGTCGAAAGCAAGATCTTGCCGCACGTCGACTTCCAGCGCATGACCCAGCTGGCCGCCGGCCGTGCCTGGCGCGATGCCACCCCGGAACAGCAAAAGCAACTCTCGAACGAGTTCCGCACCCTGCTGATCTTCACGTACTCGGGCGCGCTGTCGCAGATCAAGAATGAAACCGTCGAGTTCAAGCCGCTGCGCGCCGCGCCGGAAGACAAGGAAGTCGAAGTGCGTTCGCAAGTGAACGTCGCGCGCGGCGAGCCTGTCACCCTGAACTATCGCCTGGCCCAGAGCCCGACCGGCTGGAAGATTTTCGACATCAACGTGCTGGGCGCGTGGTTGGTGGAAACCTACAAGGGCACCTTCGCATCGGAAATCAACAAGTCCGGCATCGATGGCCTGATCAAGACCCTGGCCGAGCGCAACAAGAAGCTGGCCGCCAAGCCGCTGGCCAAGCCAATCAAATAA
- the mlaE gene encoding lipid asymmetry maintenance ABC transporter permease subunit MlaE → MLASVGRAVRENIASVGFATRSFFTLLGVTPGALRRPGLISEQIHFIGNYSLVIIIVSGLFVGMVLGLQGYITLTPYGAEQKLGQVVALALVRELGPVVTALLFAGRAGTSLTAQIGLMKAGEQLSAMEMMAINPIQRVLAPRFWAGVIAMPILGTIFSAVGVVGGYLVGVQLIGVDEGAFWSQMQANVDVQHDVVNGIIKSFVFGIAVTFTALFQGYHAQPTPEDVSRATTRTVVIASLTVWGLDFVMTAMMFN, encoded by the coding sequence ATGCTCGCTTCCGTCGGCCGTGCCGTGCGCGAAAATATCGCCAGCGTCGGTTTTGCGACGCGCTCGTTTTTCACCCTGCTCGGCGTGACTCCGGGCGCACTGCGCCGTCCTGGCCTGATTTCCGAACAGATCCATTTCATCGGCAACTATTCGCTGGTGATCATCATCGTCTCCGGCTTGTTCGTCGGCATGGTGCTCGGCTTGCAGGGTTACATCACCCTCACGCCTTACGGCGCCGAACAGAAGCTCGGCCAGGTGGTCGCGCTGGCGCTGGTGCGCGAACTGGGGCCGGTCGTCACCGCCCTGCTGTTCGCCGGCCGCGCCGGTACCTCGCTGACCGCGCAAATCGGCCTGATGAAAGCCGGCGAGCAGCTCTCGGCCATGGAAATGATGGCGATTAACCCGATCCAGCGCGTGCTGGCACCGCGTTTCTGGGCTGGCGTCATTGCGATGCCGATCCTCGGCACCATCTTCAGCGCCGTCGGCGTGGTGGGCGGCTATCTGGTCGGCGTGCAGCTGATCGGCGTCGATGAAGGCGCCTTCTGGTCGCAGATGCAAGCGAACGTGGATGTGCAGCACGACGTCGTCAACGGCATCATCAAGAGCTTCGTGTTCGGCATCGCCGTCACCTTCACCGCGCTGTTCCAGGGCTACCATGCCCAGCCGACGCCGGAAGACGTGTCGCGCGCCACCACCCGTACCGTCGTGATCGCGTCGCTGACCGTCTGGGGTCTGGACTTCGTGATGACCGCGATGATGTTTAACTAA
- the murA gene encoding UDP-N-acetylglucosamine 1-carboxyvinyltransferase has translation MDKLQVVGGKRLEGEIVISGAKNAALPILCAGLLTSGNLELSNVPRLHDVKTILKLLAQTGLAVSQDDERVTLNGSAITTLEAPYELVKTMRASILVLGPLLARFGEAKVSLPGGCAIGSRPVDQHIKGLRALGAEITIEGGYIYAKCKKLKGARIRTDMITVTGTENLLMAATLAEGETVLENAAREPEVTDLANLLVAMGAKIEGIGTDRLVIQGVAELHGAKHAVISDRIEAATFLCAVAATGGDILLKNTRTDYFDVALDKLRDIGLVMTMGPASIRAQMGGRPKPVSFRTTEYPGFPTDMQAQFMAVNTIASGASRITETIFENRFMHVQEMNRLGASIQTEGNTAHVKGVDRLVGAPVMATDLRASASLVIAAMAAQGTTIIDRIYHLDRGYDRMEVKLSAVGANIVRIK, from the coding sequence ATGGACAAGCTCCAAGTGGTCGGAGGCAAGCGCCTCGAAGGGGAAATCGTCATTTCGGGCGCCAAGAACGCGGCCCTGCCGATCCTGTGCGCCGGTTTGCTCACCTCGGGAAACCTTGAACTGTCGAACGTGCCGCGCCTGCACGACGTCAAGACCATCCTCAAGCTGCTGGCCCAGACCGGCCTGGCGGTGTCGCAGGACGACGAGCGCGTCACCCTCAACGGCAGCGCCATCACCACGCTGGAAGCGCCCTATGAGCTGGTCAAGACCATGCGCGCCTCGATCCTGGTGCTCGGCCCCCTGCTGGCGCGCTTCGGCGAAGCCAAGGTCTCGCTGCCGGGCGGCTGCGCCATCGGTTCGCGTCCGGTCGACCAGCACATCAAGGGCTTGCGCGCGCTCGGAGCCGAGATCACTATCGAAGGCGGCTACATCTACGCCAAGTGCAAAAAGCTCAAGGGCGCGCGCATCCGCACCGACATGATCACCGTCACCGGCACCGAAAACCTGCTGATGGCGGCGACCCTGGCCGAAGGCGAAACGGTCCTGGAAAACGCCGCGCGCGAGCCGGAAGTGACCGACCTGGCCAACCTGCTGGTCGCCATGGGCGCGAAGATCGAGGGCATCGGCACCGACCGCCTGGTGATCCAGGGCGTGGCCGAACTGCACGGCGCCAAGCACGCGGTCATTTCCGACCGCATCGAAGCGGCCACGTTCCTGTGCGCGGTGGCGGCCACCGGGGGCGACATCCTGCTCAAGAATACCCGCACCGACTACTTCGACGTGGCGCTCGACAAGCTGCGCGACATCGGCCTGGTGATGACCATGGGTCCCGCTTCGATCCGCGCGCAGATGGGCGGCCGTCCCAAGCCGGTGTCGTTCCGCACCACCGAATACCCGGGCTTCCCGACCGACATGCAGGCCCAGTTCATGGCGGTGAACACCATCGCCTCGGGCGCGAGCCGCATCACCGAGACGATCTTCGAGAACCGCTTCATGCACGTGCAGGAAATGAACCGCCTCGGCGCCTCGATCCAGACCGAGGGCAACACCGCCCACGTCAAGGGCGTGGACCGGCTGGTGGGCGCGCCCGTGATGGCGACCGACCTGCGCGCGTCGGCCTCGCTGGTGATCGCCGCCATGGCCGCGCAAGGCACCACCATCATCGACCGCATCTATCACCTCGACCGCGGCTACGACCGCATGGAAGTGAAGCTGTCGGCGGTGGGCGCCAACATCGTCCGCATCAAGTAA
- a CDS encoding ABC transporter ATP-binding protein, whose amino-acid sequence MPNLVEIRDLHFSYGDRSILSNLRMDFPRGKVVAVMGGSGCGKTTVLRLIGGQIRPQKGTVTVAGETVHQLDTDGLYRLRRKMGMLFQFGALFTDLSVFENVAFPLREHTDLPEELIRDLVLMKLNAVGLRNAAKLKPAEISGGMARRVAVARAVALDPELIMYDEPFAGLDPISMGVTANLIRRLNDALGSTSILVSHDVHECFAIADYVYFMSAGKIVAQGTPADMRVSEDPYVKQFVNAAPDGPVPFHYPGKSLAEDLGLGERT is encoded by the coding sequence GTGCCTAATCTTGTCGAAATCCGCGATCTACATTTTTCTTACGGTGACCGTTCGATCTTGTCGAACCTCCGGATGGACTTCCCACGCGGAAAGGTCGTGGCCGTCATGGGCGGCTCCGGCTGCGGCAAGACCACGGTGCTGCGCCTGATCGGCGGGCAGATCCGCCCGCAAAAGGGCACGGTCACTGTCGCCGGCGAAACCGTCCACCAGCTCGATACCGACGGCCTGTACCGCCTGCGCCGCAAGATGGGCATGCTGTTCCAGTTCGGCGCGCTGTTTACCGACCTGAGCGTGTTCGAAAACGTCGCCTTCCCGCTGCGCGAACACACCGACCTGCCCGAGGAACTGATCCGCGACCTGGTGCTCATGAAGCTCAACGCGGTCGGCCTGCGCAATGCCGCCAAGCTCAAACCGGCCGAGATTTCCGGCGGTATGGCGCGCCGCGTGGCGGTTGCCCGCGCCGTCGCGCTCGACCCGGAACTGATCATGTACGACGAACCCTTCGCCGGCCTCGACCCGATCTCGATGGGCGTCACCGCCAACCTGATCCGCAGGCTCAACGATGCGCTCGGCTCCACCTCGATCCTGGTGTCGCACGATGTGCACGAATGCTTTGCGATCGCCGATTATGTGTACTTCATGTCCGCCGGGAAGATTGTTGCCCAGGGTACGCCGGCCGACATGCGCGTCTCGGAAGACCCTTACGTCAAGCAATTCGTCAACGCCGCGCCGGATGGCCCGGTACCCTTCCATTACCCGGGCAAGTCGCTGGCCGAGGACCTCGGCCTGGGGGAACGCACGTGA
- the mlaD gene encoding outer membrane lipid asymmetry maintenance protein MlaD, which produces MQRKSIDVWVGLFVLLGLAALLFLALKAGNMSTLSFGKTYLVTGKFDNIGGLKPQAPVKSAGVVVGRVGDIKFDDKTYQALVTLELETGYNFPKDSSLKILTAGLLGEQYIGIQAGSDDANKLVNGDRINSTQSATVLEDLINQFIYSKAADGKE; this is translated from the coding sequence ATGCAACGTAAATCCATCGACGTCTGGGTCGGCCTGTTTGTTCTGCTGGGTCTGGCAGCGCTGCTGTTTCTGGCCCTCAAGGCCGGGAATATGAGCACATTGTCCTTCGGCAAGACTTACCTGGTCACGGGCAAGTTCGACAATATCGGCGGCCTCAAGCCGCAGGCGCCGGTGAAGAGCGCCGGCGTGGTGGTGGGGCGCGTGGGCGATATCAAGTTTGATGACAAAACTTATCAGGCGCTGGTAACCTTGGAACTTGAGACGGGCTATAACTTTCCCAAAGATAGCTCTTTGAAAATCCTGACGGCGGGCCTGCTCGGTGAACAGTACATCGGTATTCAAGCAGGCAGCGACGATGCCAACAAGCTGGTCAATGGTGACCGGATTAACAGTACCCAATCTGCCACCGTGCTGGAAGACCTGATCAATCAGTTCATCTACAGCAAGGCGGCTGACGGAAAGGAATAG
- a CDS encoding MlaA family lipoprotein, which yields MTLPKPNRALNWRVSAAALVAIATLSGCATNNPRDPLEPFNRTVFKFNDAIDQAALKPAATAYKKVVPSFMQTGVNNFFGNLSDVWTGANNLMQGKGEQGMSDWTRVALNSTFGIGGLFDIASEAGLKKHNEDFGQTLGYWGVPSGPYLMLPLLGPSTVRDTSGLPVDMAANGWSYVDPSSTRNIGTALRVIDGRANILDASNLMEEAALDRYEFIRDGFLQRRQGQVFDGESSRKALKASKDEPADAKSIRAAYADDDAAPAATATAPAPTPAVAPAPTPAVAPAVSSETPSK from the coding sequence ATGACATTACCGAAGCCGAACCGCGCCCTGAACTGGCGCGTCAGCGCTGCCGCCCTGGTGGCCATTGCCACCCTGAGCGGTTGCGCCACCAACAATCCGCGCGACCCGCTCGAGCCATTCAATCGCACGGTGTTCAAGTTCAACGACGCGATCGACCAGGCTGCGCTGAAACCGGCCGCCACCGCCTACAAGAAAGTCGTGCCGAGCTTCATGCAGACCGGCGTGAACAATTTCTTCGGCAACCTGTCCGATGTCTGGACCGGCGCGAATAACTTGATGCAAGGCAAGGGCGAACAAGGCATGTCCGACTGGACCCGCGTTGCCCTCAACTCGACCTTCGGCATCGGCGGCCTGTTCGACATCGCTTCCGAAGCGGGCTTGAAAAAGCACAATGAAGATTTCGGCCAGACCCTCGGCTACTGGGGCGTGCCAAGCGGCCCGTACCTGATGCTGCCGCTGCTGGGCCCGTCCACCGTGCGCGACACCAGCGGTTTGCCGGTCGACATGGCCGCCAACGGCTGGTCTTACGTCGATCCATCCTCGACCCGCAACATCGGCACCGCGCTGCGTGTGATCGATGGGCGCGCCAACATCCTGGACGCCTCGAACCTGATGGAAGAAGCCGCACTCGACCGTTACGAATTCATCCGCGACGGTTTCCTGCAGCGCCGCCAGGGCCAGGTGTTCGATGGCGAATCCTCGCGCAAGGCCCTGAAAGCGTCCAAGGACGAGCCGGCCGACGCGAAAAGCATCCGCGCCGCCTATGCCGATGATGATGCCGCGCCGGCCGCCACGGCGACCGCGCCGGCGCCGACGCCGGCTGTCGCACCGGCGCCGACGCCGGCTGTCGCACCGGCTGTGTCATCCGAAACGCCCTCGAAGTAG
- a CDS encoding BolA family protein, giving the protein MATTPELIHGYISAGLECTHLEVEGDGQHFTAVIVSPAFAGKRPIQRHQIVYAALGDRMREEIHALSMKTLTPEEYQG; this is encoded by the coding sequence GTGGCTACCACACCAGAACTCATCCACGGCTACATCAGCGCCGGTCTCGAATGCACCCACCTCGAAGTGGAGGGCGACGGCCAGCACTTCACCGCCGTCATCGTCTCGCCGGCGTTTGCCGGCAAGCGCCCGATCCAGCGCCACCAGATCGTCTACGCGGCGCTGGGCGACCGCATGCGCGAAGAAATCCACGCGCTGTCGATGAAAACGCTCACCCCCGAAGAATACCAAGGATAA
- a CDS encoding ABC transporter permease: MNMFSVGFQTLLYKEMLRFWKVATQTVAAPVLTAMLYLLIFGHVLEGHVNVRGVNYTAFLIPGLVMMSVLQNAFANSSSSLIQSKITGNLVFILLPPLSHWEILSAYVLASVARGLTVGAGVFIATVWFAKLSFAAPLWILAFALLGAAILGTMGVIAGIWAEKFDQLAAFQNFLIMPATFLSGVFYSIHSLPPFWLTVSHFNPFFYMIDGFRHGFFGQSDVSPWTSLAIVSAFFAVLAGIAINLLKRGYNLRH; the protein is encoded by the coding sequence ATGAACATGTTCTCGGTGGGCTTCCAGACCCTGCTCTACAAGGAAATGCTGCGCTTCTGGAAGGTGGCCACGCAAACCGTGGCCGCGCCGGTGCTGACGGCCATGCTGTACCTGCTGATCTTCGGCCACGTGCTCGAAGGGCACGTCAACGTGCGCGGCGTGAACTACACCGCCTTCCTCATTCCCGGCCTGGTGATGATGAGCGTGCTGCAGAATGCCTTCGCCAATTCCTCGTCCTCGCTGATCCAGTCCAAGATCACCGGCAACCTGGTGTTCATCTTGCTGCCGCCGCTGTCGCACTGGGAGATTTTGTCGGCCTACGTGCTGGCCTCCGTGGCGCGCGGCCTGACCGTCGGCGCCGGCGTGTTCATCGCCACCGTGTGGTTCGCCAAGCTCTCGTTCGCCGCGCCCCTGTGGATCCTGGCGTTCGCGCTGCTCGGCGCCGCCATTCTCGGCACCATGGGCGTCATCGCCGGCATCTGGGCCGAAAAATTCGACCAGCTGGCCGCCTTCCAGAACTTTTTGATCATGCCCGCCACGTTCCTCTCCGGCGTGTTCTACTCGATCCACTCGCTGCCGCCATTCTGGCTCACCGTGTCGCACTTCAATCCGTTTTTCTACATGATCGACGGCTTTCGTCACGGCTTCTTCGGCCAGTCCGACGTCTCGCCGTGGACCAGTCTTGCGATCGTGTCGGCCTTCTTCGCGGTACTCGCGGGTATCGCCATCAACCTGCTCAAGCGCGGCTACAACCTGCGCCACTAA
- a CDS encoding STAS domain-containing protein produces MVQTNKLENIDTLTVHNAKAALVQGFDAINAGQTVFDFGSVKVADSSAVAVLLAWQRAARTAGVVLSYVNLPVSLKSLAALYGVDAFLVDTPANLHHH; encoded by the coding sequence ATGGTTCAAACCAACAAGCTCGAGAACATCGATACCCTGACCGTGCACAACGCCAAGGCGGCACTGGTGCAGGGTTTCGATGCGATCAATGCGGGCCAGACCGTGTTCGATTTCGGCTCCGTCAAGGTCGCCGATTCGTCCGCGGTCGCGGTCCTGCTCGCATGGCAGCGCGCCGCGCGCACCGCCGGCGTGGTCCTGTCCTATGTCAATCTTCCGGTCAGCCTGAAAAGCCTGGCCGCGCTGTACGGCGTCGATGCCTTCCTGGTGGACACTCCCGCCAACCTGCACCACCATTGA